A DNA window from Shewanella baltica contains the following coding sequences:
- a CDS encoding outer membrane protein OmpK — translation MKKTCLCLALMLSPQAFAGDLVQWWDFSATALYGEDYDLAPSDKQATITLETAGGWKYGDWFAFQDFIYFKGNDTGMESTTYGEISPRFSASKILGEKIAFGPVTDLSLALTYEEGEGPVHSLLYGLGVDVAVPYFTYLNFNTYRRNGMSTGNNSDGWQFTPVFRIDIPVGSANIVLDGFIDWVFATDDNGYEENFHFNPQLKYDLGKSLFGDHQANKLLVGIEYDLWTNKYGVKGVDQDTYSVIAQYHF, via the coding sequence ATGAAAAAAACATGCCTATGCCTAGCACTCATGCTTTCTCCTCAAGCATTTGCGGGTGACTTAGTACAATGGTGGGATTTCAGTGCAACAGCCCTCTATGGCGAAGACTACGATTTAGCACCATCGGACAAACAAGCTACTATCACCTTAGAAACGGCGGGCGGCTGGAAATACGGTGATTGGTTTGCCTTCCAAGACTTTATCTATTTCAAAGGTAACGACACGGGCATGGAAAGCACCACCTATGGTGAGATTTCGCCACGCTTCAGTGCCAGCAAAATCCTCGGCGAGAAAATCGCATTTGGTCCAGTGACAGATTTGTCTCTGGCACTGACCTATGAAGAAGGTGAAGGCCCAGTTCACAGCCTGCTGTACGGTTTAGGCGTTGACGTAGCAGTACCATACTTCACTTATCTTAACTTTAACACCTATCGCCGCAATGGCATGAGCACAGGTAACAACAGTGACGGCTGGCAGTTCACCCCAGTATTTCGCATCGACATTCCCGTTGGCTCAGCCAACATAGTGCTCGATGGCTTTATCGACTGGGTATTTGCCACCGATGATAATGGCTACGAGGAGAACTTCCACTTCAATCCACAGCTGAAATACGATCTAGGTAAGAGTCTGTTCGGTGATCATCAAGCCAATAAACTATTGGTGGGTATTGAATACGATCTGTGGACCAATAAATACGGTGTGAAAGGCGTCGATCAAGACACTTACTCTGTGATTGCCCAATACCACTTCTAA
- the udp gene encoding uridine phosphorylase, with translation MADVFHLGLTKAMLDGATLAIVPGDPERVKRIAELMDNATFLASHREYTSYLAYADGKPVVVCSTGIGGPSTSIAVEELAQLGVNTFLRVGTTGAIQPHVNVGDVIVTQASVRLDGASLHFAPMEFPAVANFECTTAMVAACRDAGVEPHIGVTASSDTFYPGQERYDTVTGRVTRRFAGSMKEWQDMGVLNYEMESSTLFTMCATQGWRAACVAGVIVNRTQQEIPDEATMKKTEVSAVSIVVAAAKKLLA, from the coding sequence ATGGCTGATGTATTTCATTTAGGTTTGACCAAAGCAATGCTCGATGGTGCAACTTTGGCAATCGTTCCTGGTGATCCAGAGCGCGTAAAACGTATTGCCGAACTAATGGACAATGCGACGTTTCTTGCTAGCCACCGCGAGTATACAAGCTATTTAGCTTATGCCGATGGCAAGCCAGTAGTCGTGTGTTCAACCGGTATCGGTGGTCCATCTACTTCTATCGCAGTAGAAGAACTTGCACAGTTAGGTGTGAATACCTTCCTGCGCGTTGGCACTACAGGCGCAATTCAACCCCATGTGAATGTGGGCGATGTGATTGTGACTCAAGCTTCAGTGCGTTTAGATGGCGCGAGCTTGCACTTTGCACCTATGGAGTTCCCTGCGGTTGCAAACTTTGAATGTACCACTGCTATGGTTGCAGCGTGTCGCGATGCAGGCGTAGAGCCACACATTGGCGTAACGGCTTCTTCTGATACTTTCTACCCAGGCCAAGAGCGTTATGACACTGTCACTGGCCGTGTAACGCGTCGTTTCGCGGGTTCAATGAAAGAATGGCAAGATATGGGTGTACTGAACTATGAGATGGAATCTTCCACTTTGTTCACTATGTGTGCCACTCAAGGCTGGCGTGCAGCCTGTGTTGCTGGTGTGATTGTAAACCGCACCCAACAAGAAATTCCTGATGAAGCTACAATGAAGAAAACCGAAGTAAGCGCGGTTTCTATCGTGGTTGCAGCAGCGAAAAAACTGTTAGCCTAA
- a CDS encoding YdcH family protein, with protein sequence MFPEYRELISTLKTQDAHFQRKFNEHNQLDEEIKQLEKRVASDFNPTVKELKSRKLHLKEEIYQILKSHE encoded by the coding sequence ATGTTTCCAGAGTACAGAGAATTAATTTCCACCCTGAAAACCCAAGATGCTCATTTTCAACGTAAGTTTAACGAGCATAATCAGTTAGACGAGGAAATCAAACAACTGGAAAAACGTGTCGCCAGTGATTTCAATCCGACAGTGAAAGAACTCAAAAGCAGAAAGTTACACCTAAAAGAAGAGATTTATCAGATCCTCAAATCCCACGAGTAA
- a CDS encoding type III PLP-dependent enzyme encodes MSQFQSIDVADYYDMDTFKRIEAYAKDKATPFVVIDTSIIAKQYDDMVNSFPYANVYYAVKANPAAEILSLLKDKGSNFDIASIYELDMVMNVGVTTDRVSYGNTIKKRQDVRAFYERGVRMYASDSEADLRMIAEEAPGSRIYVRILTEGTDTADWPLSRKFGCQNEMAYELLVLAQELGLEPFGISFHVGSQQRDIGAWDSAIGKVKSIFDRLRDEHNITLKMINMGGGFPANYIDKTNQLGVYAEQITHFLKEDFGDDLPQIILEPGRSLISNAGILVSEVVLISKKSYTALERWVFTDVGKFSGLIETMDEAIKFPIYTDRQGELDKCVIAGPTCDSADIMYEHYSYGLPNDLAIGDRMYWLTAGAYTTTYSAVCFNGFPPLKDYYL; translated from the coding sequence ATGAGCCAATTTCAATCTATTGATGTTGCTGACTATTATGACATGGACACATTCAAGCGTATTGAAGCGTATGCCAAAGACAAAGCAACCCCGTTCGTAGTGATTGATACCAGTATCATAGCGAAACAATACGATGACATGGTTAATAGTTTTCCTTACGCCAACGTTTATTATGCAGTTAAGGCAAACCCCGCGGCCGAGATCTTATCTTTACTTAAAGATAAAGGGTCAAACTTTGATATTGCCTCGATTTATGAGCTAGATATGGTCATGAATGTCGGCGTGACAACCGACCGAGTCAGCTACGGCAATACCATTAAAAAGCGTCAAGATGTACGTGCATTTTATGAGCGTGGTGTGCGTATGTATGCATCCGACTCAGAGGCCGATCTACGTATGATCGCCGAAGAAGCACCGGGATCGCGTATTTACGTGCGCATTCTGACCGAAGGCACAGATACGGCTGACTGGCCGTTATCGCGTAAATTCGGCTGCCAAAACGAAATGGCCTATGAGCTATTAGTATTGGCGCAGGAATTGGGCTTAGAACCTTTTGGTATTTCGTTCCACGTCGGTTCACAGCAACGTGACATCGGTGCTTGGGATTCTGCCATTGGTAAAGTGAAAAGCATTTTCGACCGTCTGCGTGATGAGCACAATATCACCCTGAAGATGATCAACATGGGCGGCGGTTTCCCTGCTAACTATATTGATAAAACCAATCAATTGGGTGTGTATGCCGAGCAGATCACTCACTTCCTGAAGGAAGATTTCGGTGACGATTTACCGCAAATTATTCTGGAGCCGGGCCGTTCGTTGATTTCTAACGCGGGGATTTTAGTGTCTGAAGTGGTACTGATCAGCAAAAAATCCTACACAGCGTTAGAGCGTTGGGTATTTACCGATGTGGGTAAATTCTCAGGCTTGATTGAAACGATGGACGAGGCGATTAAGTTCCCGATTTATACTGATCGTCAAGGCGAGCTGGATAAATGCGTTATTGCCGGCCCAACCTGCGACAGTGCCGATATCATGTATGAGCACTACAGCTATGGTTTACCGAATGACTTAGCCATTGGTGATCGCATGTATTGGTTAACCGCTGGCGCTTATACGACGACGTATTCGGCAGTGTGCTTTAACGGTTTCCCACCGCTGAAAGATTACTATCTGTAA
- a CDS encoding mechanosensitive ion channel family protein, which yields MITPGLDQELQQLQGVYQLITEFLVTYSFQLVGALLIFLLGLWVASKASRLVAKQFEKHNIDITLSNFVSNLIRILIIIMVGIIALGKIGISVTPMVAAIGAASLGAGLALQGMLANYAAGVTIIVTRPFVVGNTIEIKGESGVVKRIHLGMTILTNEEGEQISIPNKHIVGEILHNSFSNKLVETQFNLSYNTDPERAISVITELLSNNPYVYQETMPNVGINGFNAIGIEMGVRYWVPTQSYFQHKYKVNLALYNALKQAGIEIACPIREIHLQDK from the coding sequence ATGATAACACCTGGACTCGATCAGGAATTGCAGCAACTACAAGGCGTTTATCAGCTGATCACAGAGTTTTTAGTTACCTATAGCTTCCAATTGGTCGGCGCTTTGCTGATCTTTTTACTGGGTTTGTGGGTCGCCAGTAAGGCATCACGTTTAGTCGCGAAGCAGTTCGAAAAACACAATATCGACATTACCTTAAGTAATTTTGTCAGTAACCTGATCCGCATTCTGATCATCATCATGGTTGGGATCATCGCCCTCGGCAAAATTGGCATCAGCGTCACCCCTATGGTGGCAGCCATTGGTGCAGCCTCCTTAGGTGCTGGCTTAGCCTTGCAAGGCATGTTGGCCAACTATGCCGCCGGCGTGACCATTATCGTCACCCGTCCTTTCGTGGTGGGAAACACTATCGAAATCAAAGGGGAAAGCGGCGTCGTTAAACGTATTCACTTAGGCATGACCATACTCACCAATGAGGAAGGCGAACAAATCAGCATTCCCAATAAGCATATCGTCGGTGAGATCCTGCATAATTCCTTTAGCAATAAACTGGTCGAAACCCAGTTTAATCTCAGTTACAACACAGATCCCGAACGGGCCATTAGTGTGATCACTGAGTTATTGAGCAACAATCCCTATGTCTATCAAGAGACCATGCCCAATGTCGGCATCAATGGTTTTAATGCTATCGGGATTGAAATGGGAGTGCGCTATTGGGTGCCCACGCAAAGCTATTTTCAGCATAAATATAAGGTGAACTTAGCCCTCTACAACGCCCTTAAGCAGGCGGGAATAGAGATTGCCTGCCCCATCAGGGAGATCCATCTGCAAGATAAATAA
- a CDS encoding tetratricopeptide repeat protein, whose product MLLILIIISFVVLFIFFAKYQKKQAQAEALAAGEPNALLHHGIALINKDQVETGLDFIHQAVDKGLAVAAITLAELYSGRFPQVPADAKASNDWYKKAAELDAQYLSLLTLPNLLSPEAQTREDLEMLEAQLKSNAEAGDAAFQYELGLLYERQPLLDPDATQAIDWFEKAAAQQHPDADYHLGALYWHDKRVTSDFAKARQYFEKAAAQGDELAKEHLGNMLLAGQGGPKDVARAEALLSEQAEDNDFRQFYLGRRFFYGEDFPVDYVKARYWLTKSCEAGNSFAQVTLANLLLVDPQNDDDYLKAKNYYEELITEWNEDALSGLGKIHEQGLGVSRQPIKALMYYQLAAMSHSADHLKELVRLSQQLGTLEIREAERLRDSFLHQYPIPTEQQAYFYGNKAESFLSGENPTREDLQAAEAWYIKSAELGNENAMQELVDIYGAERLNKPVQVFIWSSLLLRHFGKYGMNSDQLLYQTNAKSCLTESELVYAETQIEAIETQLTPYLESV is encoded by the coding sequence ATGTTGTTGATACTCATAATTATTTCTTTTGTTGTACTGTTTATTTTCTTCGCTAAATATCAAAAAAAACAAGCTCAAGCCGAAGCGCTTGCCGCAGGAGAGCCCAATGCGCTACTCCATCATGGCATCGCACTGATTAATAAAGATCAAGTAGAAACAGGCTTAGATTTTATTCATCAAGCCGTGGATAAAGGGCTAGCAGTTGCGGCTATCACCCTTGCCGAATTATATTCGGGCCGATTTCCACAAGTGCCAGCCGATGCTAAAGCCTCGAACGATTGGTATAAAAAAGCGGCCGAACTGGATGCCCAATACTTATCACTGTTAACGCTACCGAATTTGCTTTCGCCAGAAGCGCAAACGCGGGAAGATCTAGAAATGCTGGAGGCTCAGCTCAAATCCAATGCTGAAGCAGGCGATGCCGCCTTTCAGTATGAACTTGGGCTTTTATATGAAAGGCAGCCTTTACTCGATCCAGATGCGACTCAAGCCATTGATTGGTTTGAAAAAGCTGCAGCCCAACAACATCCAGATGCCGATTACCACCTAGGAGCGCTTTATTGGCATGACAAACGAGTGACGTCTGACTTTGCCAAAGCGAGACAGTACTTTGAAAAAGCTGCGGCTCAAGGCGATGAACTGGCCAAAGAGCACTTAGGCAATATGCTCCTCGCAGGCCAAGGTGGGCCAAAAGATGTAGCTCGCGCAGAGGCTTTGCTCAGCGAACAAGCCGAAGACAATGATTTCAGACAATTTTACTTGGGTAGACGCTTCTTTTATGGCGAAGATTTTCCAGTGGATTATGTCAAGGCCCGTTATTGGTTAACGAAATCCTGTGAAGCAGGTAATAGCTTTGCTCAGGTCACGTTGGCCAATCTTTTACTCGTCGACCCGCAAAATGATGATGACTACCTAAAAGCCAAAAATTACTACGAAGAACTCATCACAGAATGGAATGAGGACGCCCTATCAGGCTTAGGCAAAATACATGAACAAGGCTTAGGCGTGAGCCGCCAGCCGATTAAAGCGTTAATGTATTATCAGCTCGCGGCCATGAGCCATAGCGCTGATCACCTAAAAGAATTAGTCAGATTGAGTCAACAATTAGGCACCTTAGAGATAAGAGAGGCCGAGCGGCTGCGTGACAGTTTCTTGCATCAGTATCCGATCCCCACTGAGCAACAAGCCTATTTCTATGGCAACAAGGCTGAATCGTTTCTAAGTGGTGAAAATCCTACGCGAGAGGATCTACAGGCAGCAGAAGCTTGGTACATCAAATCGGCAGAGCTAGGTAATGAAAATGCCATGCAAGAACTGGTGGATATTTATGGCGCGGAGCGATTAAACAAGCCAGTACAAGTGTTTATTTGGTCTAGCTTATTACTGCGTCATTTTGGCAAATACGGTATGAATAGCGATCAGCTGCTCTATCAAACCAACGCTAAATCTTGCCTAACAGAATCCGAGCTTGTCTACGCCGAAACCCAAATTGAGGCCATTGAAACTCAATTAACGCCCTATCTTGAGTCTGTATAG
- a CDS encoding substrate-binding periplasmic protein → MRLILIIVISCLFLPQARAETSAIVWQAHCRDRHPVIYFENGECKGPGAAVINQVITHLGHKVNWSNVPWARTIKVAETGQVDLIPVHSMTPERNDFLDPMLLGYDKRYVYYFALANRQLEVKNFDELKPYIIGALRGAFYCPQFNDNQNQLKVSFVNDNGQLINMLKAERIDLAITSEQHEMPFFAKDPQLKQMEYVDISKNGRYFSIPLKSPLHQYAKQVHQIVDDMRTSGEITRLFESYGVEPPLNLTESPTTH, encoded by the coding sequence ATGAGGCTGATACTGATAATCGTCATTTCATGCTTATTTCTGCCCCAAGCGAGAGCAGAAACCTCTGCTATTGTCTGGCAAGCACACTGTCGCGATAGGCATCCTGTTATTTATTTCGAAAATGGTGAATGCAAAGGCCCAGGTGCTGCGGTGATCAATCAAGTTATCACCCATCTAGGTCACAAGGTAAATTGGAGTAATGTGCCTTGGGCACGCACGATTAAAGTCGCCGAAACGGGACAAGTCGACCTCATTCCCGTCCATTCGATGACACCCGAGCGCAACGATTTTCTGGACCCTATGCTACTGGGCTACGACAAGCGCTACGTCTATTACTTTGCCCTTGCGAATCGACAGCTTGAGGTCAAAAATTTCGATGAATTAAAGCCTTATATCATTGGCGCACTCAGAGGCGCTTTTTACTGTCCGCAGTTCAATGACAATCAAAACCAACTAAAAGTGTCTTTTGTTAATGATAACGGCCAGTTAATCAATATGTTGAAGGCAGAACGTATCGATTTAGCCATCACCTCCGAACAACATGAGATGCCATTCTTTGCTAAAGATCCCCAACTTAAGCAGATGGAATACGTCGACATCAGCAAGAACGGTCGCTATTTCAGCATTCCGCTCAAGTCGCCACTGCATCAATATGCCAAGCAAGTTCACCAGATAGTCGACGACATGCGCACCTCAGGCGAAATCACTCGGCTATTTGAATCCTATGGTGTCGAGCCTCCGCTAAATCTCACCGAATCGCCCACCACTCACTAA
- a CDS encoding cytochrome c gives MMKTLTKIAIAMAVIGSLGINAYAADGGNPKKGKHLYKKECKACHSQGGEGGELTPMTKTMSQWDRFFDKDKHKLKPEVFNGFTEQDLKDIQQFLYDHAADSDQPQTCG, from the coding sequence ATGATGAAAACATTAACCAAGATAGCAATAGCAATGGCCGTAATAGGCAGCTTAGGTATCAATGCCTACGCAGCAGACGGTGGTAACCCAAAGAAAGGTAAACATTTATACAAAAAAGAATGTAAAGCCTGCCATAGCCAAGGTGGCGAAGGCGGTGAACTCACACCGATGACCAAGACTATGAGCCAATGGGATCGCTTCTTTGATAAAGATAAGCACAAACTCAAACCAGAGGTATTCAACGGCTTCACAGAACAAGACCTCAAGGACATACAGCAATTTTTGTATGACCACGCCGCCGACTCAGACCAACCACAAACCTGCGGCTGA
- a CDS encoding DUF3373 domain-containing protein, whose protein sequence is MRTLISILVANALFMSGQALAAPNDVQNETQKITELKQQLADITEQLDNLNDRVDKTERHTSLDRLEITGDFRTKAHSLHYQDVVWSPAMKVNFNDFGAKAMSGAFGMPNDLNSPLGKMMQANPDLAAAFQNGMLQGVMPYVLAPKSVQDIDNDIYYTTRLRLNLKAKVWDNVSFAGRLSMFKNWGDSTGVQVFDSWRSFTMDGTSSGNTSGDWLRVERAYFDWKKINGSEFYLSIGRRPSTYGPPSHYRENELRGGTPSGHLVNFNFDGATLGYNLGEITGVEGQVVRFCYGQGFESQWGNGEMFGDIVTKDTHLGGFNIDAINDGTNFLQFTLFGAKNVNDGFKGTMAFPTQLAGIFAPTMYQDMQKFDNFNFVTRVQPSGVIGDMYLGGIGFAREEANDIKWFASLGWTRAEPNGNAGMFGGMLSDAIFEAELNSTGTEIIMVPKTSDDSDTKDGYGIYVGVQIPAPYGKFGLEYNYGSKYWTPFTQAQDDPIGSKLATRGHVAEAYYIFDINPKMFIKLAGLYYDYEYTGSGTPVGAPQKIDDVLAGTAYSMLPVVDTAFDVNASLTINF, encoded by the coding sequence ATGCGTACCCTTATCTCAATACTCGTTGCTAATGCCTTGTTTATGTCGGGCCAAGCCCTTGCTGCACCGAACGATGTGCAAAATGAAACGCAAAAAATTACCGAACTCAAGCAGCAACTTGCCGATATTACCGAGCAATTGGATAATCTTAATGATCGCGTAGATAAAACCGAGCGACACACATCCTTAGATCGACTTGAAATTACAGGTGATTTCCGCACTAAAGCCCATTCATTGCATTACCAAGATGTAGTCTGGAGCCCAGCGATGAAGGTTAACTTCAACGACTTTGGCGCCAAAGCTATGTCTGGCGCCTTCGGCATGCCCAACGATCTAAATTCGCCACTTGGCAAAATGATGCAAGCCAATCCAGACCTTGCCGCCGCCTTCCAAAATGGCATGTTGCAGGGCGTGATGCCCTATGTGCTCGCCCCCAAAAGCGTGCAGGACATAGATAACGACATCTACTACACCACTCGTCTGCGCCTCAACCTCAAGGCAAAAGTATGGGATAACGTCAGCTTTGCTGGCCGTCTCAGTATGTTCAAAAACTGGGGCGACTCCACAGGAGTGCAAGTGTTTGACTCTTGGCGATCTTTCACTATGGATGGCACCAGCAGCGGCAATACCAGTGGCGACTGGCTGCGGGTCGAACGCGCCTATTTTGACTGGAAAAAAATCAACGGCTCCGAGTTTTATCTCTCCATTGGCCGTCGCCCTTCCACCTATGGCCCACCAAGCCACTACCGTGAAAACGAGCTACGTGGCGGCACGCCTTCAGGCCATTTAGTTAACTTCAACTTCGATGGCGCCACCTTAGGTTATAACCTAGGGGAAATCACCGGGGTTGAAGGGCAAGTTGTCCGTTTTTGTTACGGCCAAGGCTTTGAATCACAATGGGGCAATGGCGAAATGTTTGGTGACATAGTCACTAAAGATACCCACCTAGGTGGTTTTAATATCGATGCCATCAACGATGGAACTAACTTCCTGCAATTCACCTTGTTTGGCGCGAAAAACGTAAATGACGGCTTTAAAGGCACTATGGCCTTTCCAACCCAATTAGCGGGAATTTTTGCTCCGACCATGTACCAAGATATGCAAAAGTTCGACAACTTTAACTTTGTTACCCGAGTACAACCCAGCGGTGTGATTGGTGACATGTACTTAGGCGGGATTGGCTTTGCACGGGAAGAAGCAAACGATATTAAATGGTTTGCCTCACTCGGCTGGACTCGCGCCGAGCCCAATGGCAACGCAGGTATGTTTGGTGGCATGTTATCCGATGCTATCTTCGAGGCTGAGTTAAATAGCACTGGTACTGAGATCATTATGGTGCCTAAAACCAGTGACGATAGTGATACCAAAGACGGTTACGGCATCTATGTCGGCGTACAAATTCCTGCACCCTACGGTAAGTTTGGTCTGGAATATAACTATGGTTCTAAATATTGGACACCCTTCACCCAAGCCCAAGACGACCCTATCGGTAGCAAACTTGCCACCCGTGGTCATGTGGCCGAAGCCTATTACATCTTTGATATCAATCCCAAAATGTTTATCAAACTGGCCGGGCTTTACTACGACTATGAATACACAGGTAGCGGCACACCTGTGGGTGCTCCGCAAAAAATTGATGATGTATTAGCCGGTACGGCTTATTCCATGTTGCCTGTGGTTGATACCGCCTTCGACGTGAACGCCTCACTCACAATTAACTTCTAA
- a CDS encoding tetrathionate reductase family octaheme c-type cytochrome encodes MKRLLLIALAGMTLNTYAANPHKEVLEGPFATGTQVTAQCLVCHEDQATDVMKTSHWTWELEQKLPDRTVLRGKKNSINNFCTSISGNEPRCTSCHAGYGWKDNDFDFKDKTKVDCLVCHDTTGTYVKDPAGAGEPMAKLDLAKIAQNVGKPVRDNCGSCHFYGGGGDAVKHGDLDSSMSYPDKATDVHMDSDGNDFQCQNCHTTEKHQISGNAMGVSPGGVDHIGCENCHDSAPHSNKKLNTHTATVACQTCHIPYFAKNEPTKMRWDWSTAGEDKPEAVDQYGKHTYQKKKGNFVWEKMVKPQYAWYNGTANAYMTGDKMDPNAITKLTYPIGDINDAKAKIYPFKVHTGKQIYDKKLNVFVTAKVYGKGGYWNDFDWNLAAKLGMEANPTMVEKGLKYSGEYGFAETEMWWRINHMVSPKAQALNCNDCHNKGSRLDWQALGYQGDPMKTKQGPKHKQP; translated from the coding sequence ATGAAAAGACTCTTACTCATTGCCTTGGCGGGTATGACATTAAATACCTATGCCGCCAATCCACATAAAGAAGTGCTCGAGGGCCCCTTTGCGACGGGTACGCAAGTCACGGCACAATGTTTAGTGTGCCATGAAGACCAAGCCACAGACGTAATGAAAACCTCCCACTGGACTTGGGAGTTAGAACAAAAGCTGCCCGACAGAACCGTACTTAGGGGCAAAAAGAACAGTATCAATAACTTCTGCACCTCAATTTCAGGTAACGAACCTCGCTGTACTAGCTGTCACGCAGGCTACGGTTGGAAAGACAATGACTTTGATTTTAAAGATAAAACTAAAGTTGATTGTCTTGTCTGCCACGATACGACTGGAACTTATGTAAAAGATCCTGCAGGCGCGGGCGAGCCAATGGCAAAACTCGACTTAGCTAAAATCGCCCAAAATGTCGGTAAGCCAGTTCGCGACAACTGCGGCAGTTGCCACTTCTATGGCGGTGGTGGCGATGCGGTGAAACATGGCGATCTTGACTCTTCCATGTCTTACCCAGACAAAGCAACTGATGTACACATGGATAGCGACGGTAATGACTTTCAATGTCAGAACTGCCACACCACTGAAAAACATCAGATATCGGGCAATGCGATGGGCGTATCTCCCGGTGGTGTAGACCATATTGGTTGTGAAAACTGCCACGACAGCGCACCGCACAGCAATAAGAAGCTCAACACTCATACGGCAACGGTTGCCTGTCAAACCTGCCATATCCCCTACTTTGCTAAGAATGAACCCACTAAAATGCGTTGGGATTGGTCAACCGCAGGTGAGGATAAACCAGAAGCCGTAGACCAATACGGCAAACACACTTACCAGAAGAAAAAAGGCAACTTTGTCTGGGAGAAAATGGTGAAACCTCAATATGCTTGGTACAACGGTACAGCCAATGCGTACATGACAGGCGATAAAATGGACCCGAATGCCATCACTAAACTCACCTACCCCATAGGCGATATTAATGATGCTAAGGCTAAAATTTATCCCTTCAAAGTTCACACTGGTAAGCAAATTTACGACAAAAAACTCAATGTCTTTGTGACCGCTAAAGTCTATGGCAAAGGGGGTTACTGGAACGATTTCGATTGGAACTTAGCTGCCAAACTTGGAATGGAAGCCAACCCGACTATGGTAGAAAAAGGCCTGAAATACAGTGGCGAATATGGCTTTGCTGAAACGGAAATGTGGTGGCGTATCAACCATATGGTTTCACCTAAAGCACAAGCCTTAAATTGCAACGACTGCCATAACAAAGGCTCAAGACTCGATTGGCAAGCCCTAGGTTATCAAGGTGACCCAATGAAAACTAAACAAGGACCGAAACATAAACAGCCTTAA